A window of Halostella salina contains these coding sequences:
- a CDS encoding HAD family hydrolase, giving the protein MPHKPYDGVVYDLDGTLVDLAVDWGAVAADVEAVYERAGVDPDGRSLWDLLGAAREEGLFEQVNAAIADHEREGARTSRRLSTADELAALDRPAAVCSLNCEDACAVALETHGLSAHVERVVGRDTVDTWKPEPESLLAAVDALGVDPSRAVFVGDSLRDREAAERAGVDYVDVR; this is encoded by the coding sequence GTGCCACACAAACCGTACGACGGCGTCGTGTACGACCTCGACGGGACGCTCGTCGACCTGGCGGTCGACTGGGGGGCGGTCGCCGCCGACGTGGAGGCGGTGTACGAGCGCGCGGGAGTGGACCCCGACGGACGGAGCCTCTGGGACCTGCTCGGCGCGGCCCGGGAGGAGGGACTGTTCGAGCAGGTCAACGCCGCCATCGCCGACCACGAGCGCGAGGGGGCGCGGACGTCGCGCCGCCTGTCGACCGCCGACGAACTCGCCGCGCTGGACCGGCCGGCGGCGGTCTGCTCGCTGAACTGCGAGGACGCCTGCGCCGTCGCGCTGGAGACCCACGGGCTATCGGCCCACGTGGAGCGGGTCGTCGGCCGGGACACCGTCGACACGTGGAAGCCCGAACCGGAGTCCCTGCTGGCCGCCGTCGACGCGCTCGGCGTCGACCCGTCGCGAGCGGTGTTCGTCGGCGACTCCCTCCGCGACCGGGAGGCGGCCGAACGGGCGGGCGTCGATTACGTCGACGTGCGCTAG
- a CDS encoding DUF5822 domain-containing protein, with protein sequence MPERVETDEPEEGVDTTRVMQLTFLTTLAVGVPVVVALSLFVTLPTWEARAEFVVRVGALIWLVTGLGFYVRERRRDAPPESP encoded by the coding sequence GTGCCAGAGCGCGTCGAGACGGACGAACCGGAGGAGGGGGTCGACACGACCCGGGTCATGCAGCTCACCTTCCTCACGACGCTCGCCGTCGGCGTGCCGGTCGTCGTCGCGCTCTCGCTGTTTGTCACCCTGCCGACGTGGGAGGCCCGCGCCGAGTTCGTGGTCCGGGTCGGCGCGCTGATCTGGCTGGTGACGGGCCTCGGATTCTACGTCCGCGAGCGGCGGCGCGACGCACCGCCCGAGTCGCCCTAG
- the cysE gene encoding serine O-acetyltransferase yields MLDRVREDVRAALDRDPAARSALEVALCYPGLHAVWAHRLTHALWERGFRLVARVLSQVARLLTGVEIHPGAEVGRRLFIDHGAGVVIGETAEVGDDVHMHHGCTLGGNDPRPVKRHPTLEDGVVLGANATLIGDITVGADAAVGAGAVVVDDVEPGRTVTGVPAEPIDGGEDVDADADGAAED; encoded by the coding sequence ATGCTTGACCGGGTGCGCGAGGACGTGCGGGCGGCGCTCGACCGCGACCCGGCCGCCAGAAGCGCGCTGGAGGTGGCGCTCTGCTACCCCGGTCTCCACGCCGTCTGGGCGCACCGCCTCACCCACGCCCTCTGGGAGCGGGGCTTTCGCCTCGTCGCGCGGGTCCTCTCGCAGGTCGCCCGCCTCCTCACCGGCGTCGAGATCCACCCCGGCGCGGAGGTGGGCCGCCGCCTGTTCATCGACCACGGCGCGGGCGTCGTGATCGGCGAAACGGCCGAAGTCGGCGACGACGTGCACATGCACCACGGCTGTACGCTCGGCGGGAACGACCCCCGGCCCGTGAAGCGCCACCCGACGCTGGAGGACGGCGTCGTCCTCGGCGCGAACGCGACGCTGATCGGCGATATCACGGTCGGGGCGGACGCGGCGGTCGGGGCCGGTGCGGTCGTCGTCGACGACGTGGAGCCGGGACGGACGGTCACCGGCGTCCCGGCCGAACCGATCGACGGGGGCGAGGACGTGGATGCCGACGCCGACGGCGCGGCAGAGGATTAG